A genomic stretch from Achromobacter spanius includes:
- a CDS encoding YciI family protein, with translation MPYIIETFDKPNHQEVRQQHRAAHLEYLDANKQLLLACGAKLQDDGKDAGGGLYIVDLDTREAAQQFIDADPFSQANLFDRVTITRWRKAYVDGTCHL, from the coding sequence ATGCCCTACATCATCGAAACCTTCGACAAGCCCAACCACCAGGAAGTGCGCCAGCAGCATCGCGCGGCGCATCTGGAATACCTGGACGCCAACAAGCAGTTGCTGCTGGCCTGCGGCGCCAAGCTGCAAGACGACGGCAAGGACGCGGGCGGCGGTTTGTACATCGTGGACCTGGACACGCGCGAAGCCGCGCAACAGTTCATCGACGCCGACCCGTTCTCGCAAGCCAATCTGTTCGACCGCGTGACCATCACGCGCTGGCGCAAAGCCTACGTCGACGGCACCTGCCACCTGTAA
- the pcaD gene encoding 3-oxoadipate enol-lactonase, producing the protein MAYADLSQARLFYVIDGPADAPVLVFSNSLGTCSDMWARQIPELTKHFRVLRYDTRGHGKSSIPDGEYSFAALAGDVAELLAHLNIKRAHFCGLSMGGPTGIALALAHPELVGKLVLCNTAARIGSVEGWSTRIAAVADQTLEKMAPTLVERWLTDDYRAAEPGLTQVLIDMLRRTPDAGYSANCAALRDADYRDQVSAITAPTLVISSTHDLAATPAQGQELAAAIPGARYVELNTSHISNWEQPEAFTRAVVDFLTE; encoded by the coding sequence ATGGCTTACGCCGATCTCAGCCAGGCCCGGCTGTTCTACGTCATCGATGGCCCCGCCGACGCGCCGGTGCTGGTGTTTTCCAATTCGTTGGGCACCTGCTCCGACATGTGGGCGCGCCAGATTCCCGAACTGACCAAGCATTTTCGTGTGCTGCGCTACGACACGCGCGGCCACGGCAAGTCGTCGATTCCAGATGGCGAATACAGCTTTGCGGCGCTTGCCGGCGACGTCGCCGAACTGCTGGCGCACCTGAATATCAAGCGCGCGCATTTCTGCGGCCTGTCGATGGGCGGCCCCACCGGCATCGCGCTGGCGTTGGCGCACCCGGAACTGGTTGGCAAGCTGGTGCTGTGCAACACGGCCGCGCGCATCGGGTCGGTGGAAGGCTGGAGCACCCGCATCGCCGCCGTGGCCGATCAGACGTTGGAAAAGATGGCGCCCACGCTCGTGGAACGCTGGTTGACCGACGACTACCGCGCCGCCGAGCCGGGCCTGACGCAAGTGCTGATCGACATGCTGCGCCGCACGCCGGACGCGGGCTATTCGGCCAACTGCGCCGCGCTGCGCGACGCCGACTACCGCGACCAAGTGTCCGCCATCACCGCGCCCACGCTGGTCATCAGCAGCACGCACGACCTGGCTGCCACGCCTGCGCAGGGCCAGGAATTGGCCGCTGCCATTCCCGGCGCGCGCTATGTTGAATTGAATACGTCCCATATTTCAAACTGGGAACAACCGGAAGCCTTCACCCGCGCGGTCGTCGACTTCCTGACGGAGTAA
- a CDS encoding cyclase family protein: MQRWKHRPEGSNWGDFGPDDQLGRLNLITEEQVLKGAREIRAGKTFCLSLPLDLPGGNVLNPRRHPPQLSPTKLADTPYLNFPLRNVNPDAVDVLSDDQVLLSMQYSTQWDALAHVGALFDADGDGKPELRYYNGFQAGVDVVGPADSEHTGCGCSTGGPSAALKLGVENLAQKGMQGRGVLVDLFRHYGPGRTLIGHAELMHVLEKDGVTVEPGDMLVLRTGYAEAVVAMNGTPDPEVLHTYGAALDGTDTALLQWITDSGIAAICADNYAVEAYPAREKTGPRAMLPLHHHCLFKLGLPLAELWYLKDLAEFLQANGRHHFMLTAPPLRLPHAIGSPVTPIATA; this comes from the coding sequence ATGCAGCGCTGGAAACATCGGCCCGAAGGCTCCAATTGGGGCGACTTCGGACCCGACGACCAACTCGGCCGCCTGAATCTGATCACCGAAGAACAAGTGCTGAAGGGCGCCCGGGAAATCCGCGCGGGCAAGACGTTCTGCTTGTCGCTGCCTTTGGACCTGCCCGGCGGCAATGTGCTGAACCCACGCCGCCATCCGCCGCAACTAAGCCCGACCAAGCTAGCGGATACGCCGTACCTGAACTTTCCGTTGCGCAACGTCAACCCGGACGCGGTGGATGTATTGAGCGATGACCAGGTGCTGCTGTCGATGCAGTATTCGACGCAGTGGGATGCGTTGGCGCACGTGGGTGCCCTGTTTGACGCCGATGGCGATGGCAAGCCCGAGCTGCGCTACTACAACGGCTTTCAGGCGGGTGTGGACGTGGTCGGCCCGGCGGATAGCGAACATACCGGCTGCGGTTGCTCAACCGGCGGCCCGTCCGCGGCGCTGAAGCTGGGCGTGGAGAATCTGGCGCAGAAAGGAATGCAGGGGCGTGGCGTGCTGGTGGACCTGTTCCGCCACTACGGCCCGGGCCGCACGCTGATCGGCCATGCCGAGTTGATGCATGTGCTGGAGAAGGATGGCGTCACGGTGGAGCCCGGCGACATGCTGGTGCTGCGCACAGGCTACGCCGAGGCCGTCGTGGCGATGAACGGCACGCCGGATCCGGAAGTGCTGCATACGTACGGCGCGGCGCTGGACGGTACGGACACGGCCTTGCTGCAATGGATCACGGACAGCGGCATCGCCGCGATCTGCGCGGACAACTACGCGGTCGAGGCTTACCCGGCACGCGAAAAGACCGGCCCGCGCGCAATGTTGCCGCTGCATCACCATTGTCTGTTCAAGCTGGGATTGCCGCTGGCGGAGCTTTGGTATTTGAAAGACCTGGCGGAGTTTTTGCAGGCGAATGGC